A window from Salinigranum halophilum encodes these proteins:
- a CDS encoding FAD-binding domain-containing protein: MSAPDAIASPSGDGCVVWHRRQLRTADHLAVARATREYDVVCPLFVFDPAFHDDGLACDSRIRFLHECLADLQRAYDRHGTTLVFAHDDPLSTLEAFVAAGWDVVATADPTGRYGLHRDEAAATLGVDFVADDGIKRDGDSREGWSDHAEAYLTDETHSPDASAFGDHGVSSDVTIDAIEAEYDVSPSKSRVPTGGREAALDRLEAFVADIATYPESISAPSKAESKTSRLSPSLRFGCLSVRELFQYVDDHADDGRARELFVSRLYWNRHYTQKLEDWPGWMDHAVNPVFRGFNRSRHDSALVDAWKQGQTGFPMVDASMRCLRATGWLNFRMRAMCASFFSDILHQPWRIGADYFYYHLVDADPAINYTQWQQQAGVTGVNAMRIYNPRKQVRDNDPNGTFVHEWVPELRPVPPEYLDRPERLPLHLQTEFGVDVGTDYPYPLVDYEARREETTDRHRALDDRAHEALSDPEIRRRASLSRRRRRRRSSDDSSTPGDQTDLSEFG; the protein is encoded by the coding sequence GTGAGTGCCCCGGACGCCATCGCCTCGCCCTCCGGCGACGGCTGTGTGGTCTGGCACCGCCGACAGCTCCGGACCGCCGACCACCTCGCCGTCGCACGAGCGACCCGCGAGTACGACGTCGTCTGTCCCCTCTTCGTCTTCGACCCCGCGTTCCACGACGACGGCCTCGCCTGTGACAGCCGGATTCGGTTCCTCCACGAGTGTCTCGCCGACCTACAACGCGCGTACGACCGACACGGGACGACGCTCGTGTTCGCCCACGACGACCCGCTGTCGACGCTCGAGGCGTTCGTCGCCGCCGGTTGGGACGTCGTCGCCACCGCCGACCCGACGGGTCGATACGGACTCCACCGCGACGAGGCGGCGGCCACGCTCGGAGTCGACTTCGTCGCCGACGACGGCATCAAGCGCGACGGCGACAGCCGCGAGGGCTGGAGCGACCACGCCGAGGCCTACCTGACCGACGAGACGCACTCCCCGGATGCGAGCGCGTTCGGCGACCACGGAGTGTCGAGCGACGTCACCATCGACGCCATCGAGGCCGAGTACGACGTCTCGCCGTCGAAGTCACGCGTGCCCACCGGTGGACGCGAGGCCGCACTCGACCGCCTCGAGGCGTTCGTCGCCGACATCGCGACGTATCCCGAATCCATCTCCGCTCCGTCGAAAGCCGAGTCGAAGACGAGTCGGCTCTCGCCGTCTCTCCGCTTCGGGTGTCTCTCGGTCCGCGAACTCTTCCAGTACGTCGACGACCACGCCGACGACGGCCGCGCCCGCGAACTGTTCGTCTCAAGACTCTACTGGAACCGCCACTACACCCAGAAACTCGAAGACTGGCCAGGGTGGATGGACCACGCCGTGAACCCGGTGTTCAGGGGATTCAACCGGTCCCGTCACGACTCGGCCCTCGTCGACGCGTGGAAACAGGGACAGACGGGCTTTCCGATGGTCGACGCGTCGATGCGGTGTCTGCGAGCGACGGGCTGGCTCAACTTCCGGATGCGCGCGATGTGTGCCTCGTTCTTCAGCGACATCCTCCACCAGCCCTGGCGCATCGGTGCCGACTACTTCTACTATCATCTCGTCGACGCCGACCCCGCCATCAACTACACCCAGTGGCAACAGCAAGCGGGCGTCACGGGCGTGAACGCGATGCGCATCTACAACCCGCGCAAACAGGTCCGCGACAACGACCCCAACGGGACGTTCGTCCACGAGTGGGTGCCCGAACTCCGCCCCGTCCCGCCCGAGTACCTCGACCGCCCCGAACGGCTTCCACTCCACCTCCAGACGGAGTTCGGCGTCGACGTCGGCACCGACTATCCCTACCCTCTCGTCGACTACGAGGCCCGGCGCGAGGAGACCACGGACCGCCACCGTGCCCTCGACGACCGCGCGCACGAAGCGCTGTCCGACCCCGAGATTCGGCGGCGCGCGTCGCTCTCGCGGCGGCGTCGCCGCCGACGGTCCTCCGACGACTCGTCGACCCCGGGTGACCAGACGGACCTCTCGGAGTTCGGCTGA
- the trpG gene encoding anthranilate synthase component II, whose translation MTLVVVDNFDSFTYNLVEYFSEQEPAPEIVVFKNTASLADVEAADPDALVISPGPGHPKNDRDVGVTNDVLRELSPTVPTLGVCLGLEAAVYAYGGTVGHAPEPIHGKAFPVDHDGEGVFAGLDQGFRAGRYHSLVATAVPECFVVSATTDHEGHELVMGIRHREYPIECVQFHPESVLTAVGHDVVRNFLTRVGLDEEAVTDTVES comes from the coding sequence ATGACGCTCGTCGTCGTCGACAACTTCGACTCGTTCACGTACAACCTCGTGGAGTACTTCTCCGAGCAGGAGCCCGCCCCCGAGATTGTCGTGTTCAAGAACACGGCGTCGCTCGCCGACGTCGAGGCGGCCGACCCCGACGCGCTCGTCATCAGCCCCGGCCCGGGTCACCCGAAGAACGACCGCGACGTCGGCGTGACGAACGACGTCCTCCGCGAACTCTCACCCACGGTCCCCACCCTCGGTGTCTGTCTCGGCCTCGAAGCCGCCGTCTACGCCTACGGCGGGACCGTCGGACACGCGCCCGAACCCATCCACGGGAAGGCCTTCCCCGTCGACCACGACGGCGAGGGTGTCTTCGCGGGGCTCGACCAGGGCTTCCGCGCCGGCCGCTACCACTCGCTCGTCGCGACCGCGGTCCCGGAGTGCTTCGTCGTCTCGGCGACGACGGACCACGAGGGACACGAACTCGTCATGGGAATCAGACATCGCGAGTACCCCATCGAGTGCGTGCAGTTCCACCCCGAGTCGGTGCTCACCGCGGTGGGACACGACGTCGTGCGGAACTTTCTCACTCGAGTCGGGCTCGACGAGGAGGCCGTCACCGACACCGTCGAATCCTGA
- the trpE gene encoding anthranilate synthase component I has translation MTDVSFDRSADEFASLLDGVDEEPVVARLEATLDVDIEPLAAYTALSGESDYGFLLESAEKTPSSDPDGAFDPDGAGDRHARYSFVGYDPDAVVSVWPQETEVEDLGGAAAAYVTPNGGDTLDSLRAALPDLPRVGFPPRERQQLDGGLVGFLAYDAVYDLWLEEVGIERPEPIVPDAQFVLTTRTLVFDHAADTVSLVFTPVVRAADGEAVYDDLVAEAASVAETLATHEADEPGGFVPRSERTGQREAYEDAVRRAKEHVLDGDIYQGVISRKRELRGEVDARGFYRALREVNPSPYMYLLRHDDRSIVGASPETLVSVQGSHVVSNPIAGTCPRGSSPVEDRRLAGEMLADAKERSEHTMLVDLARNDVRRVAEPGSVRVEEFMSVLKYSHVQHIESTVTGTLAGENDAFDATRATFPAGTLTGAPKVRAMEIIDDLEREPRGVYGGGVGYYSWAGDADFAIVIRTATIEHGVPIEGDEHGATEDVVTVQAGAGIVADSVPKSEYEETEQKMGGVLAALEAIETDGEGGTDDTEGEPVAGQEASR, from the coding sequence ATGACCGACGTGTCGTTCGACCGCTCGGCCGACGAGTTCGCGTCGCTGCTCGACGGAGTCGACGAAGAGCCCGTCGTCGCCCGACTGGAGGCGACGCTCGACGTCGACATCGAGCCGCTGGCGGCCTACACGGCGCTGTCGGGGGAGAGCGACTACGGCTTCCTCCTCGAGTCCGCGGAGAAGACGCCGTCGTCGGACCCCGACGGCGCGTTCGACCCCGACGGCGCGGGCGACCGGCACGCGCGCTACTCGTTCGTTGGCTACGACCCCGACGCCGTCGTCTCCGTCTGGCCCCAGGAGACAGAGGTCGAAGACCTCGGTGGGGCCGCAGCAGCGTACGTGACGCCGAACGGCGGCGACACGCTCGACTCGCTTCGCGCGGCGCTACCGGACCTTCCCCGCGTCGGCTTCCCGCCGCGCGAGCGCCAGCAACTCGACGGCGGCCTCGTGGGCTTTCTCGCCTACGACGCCGTCTACGACCTCTGGCTCGAAGAGGTCGGCATCGAGCGCCCCGAGCCCATCGTCCCCGACGCGCAGTTCGTCCTGACGACGCGGACGCTCGTCTTCGACCACGCGGCCGACACCGTCTCGCTCGTGTTCACCCCCGTCGTGCGCGCCGCCGACGGCGAAGCGGTGTACGACGACCTCGTCGCCGAGGCCGCGTCGGTCGCGGAGACGCTCGCCACACACGAGGCCGACGAACCCGGCGGCTTCGTCCCGCGGAGCGAACGGACGGGGCAGCGCGAGGCGTACGAGGACGCCGTGCGCCGCGCGAAAGAGCACGTCCTCGACGGCGACATCTACCAGGGTGTCATCTCCCGCAAGCGCGAACTCCGCGGCGAGGTCGACGCCCGCGGCTTCTACCGGGCGCTCCGGGAGGTCAACCCCTCGCCGTACATGTACCTCCTCAGACACGACGACCGCTCCATCGTCGGTGCGTCCCCCGAGACGCTCGTCTCGGTCCAGGGCTCACACGTCGTGTCGAACCCCATCGCCGGCACCTGCCCCCGTGGCTCGTCGCCCGTCGAGGACCGCCGACTCGCCGGAGAGATGCTCGCCGACGCGAAGGAGCGCTCCGAACACACGATGCTCGTCGACCTCGCGCGCAACGACGTGCGTCGGGTCGCCGAGCCTGGTTCGGTCCGCGTCGAGGAGTTCATGAGCGTCCTCAAATACTCACACGTCCAGCACATCGAATCGACGGTGACCGGGACGCTCGCGGGTGAGAACGACGCCTTCGACGCCACCCGTGCGACGTTCCCTGCGGGGACGCTCACGGGCGCGCCGAAGGTCCGTGCGATGGAAATCATCGACGACCTCGAACGCGAGCCACGCGGGGTGTACGGCGGGGGCGTCGGCTACTACTCGTGGGCCGGCGACGCCGACTTCGCCATCGTCATCCGGACGGCGACCATCGAACACGGTGTTCCCATCGAGGGGGACGAGCACGGCGCGACCGAAGACGTCGTCACCGTCCAGGCCGGGGCCGGCATCGTCGCCGACTCCGTCCCCAAGAGCGAGTACGAGGAGACCGAACAGAAGATGGGCGGCGTACTGGCGGCGCTCGAGGCGATCGAGACCGACGGCGAGGGCGGCACCGACGACACCGAGGGTGAGCCCGTCGCGGGACAGGAGGCGTCGCGATGA
- a CDS encoding phosphoribosylanthranilate isomerase: protein MTRVKVCGLTSEEDLETTVAAGADAVGFIADVPVDTPREVDSCTAADLVAATPPFVTTTLVLMPESPSHAVTLARTIQPDVLQLHCDFDREELQFVRAESSTKLVVTVDATEGERAHDLDDVADALLVDSTTDDGAGGTGETHDWDATRDLASALDSPVILAGGLTPDNVAEAVTTAEPYGVDVASGVESDGGTKDARAVHAFVRAVRQADAEGEGEVAV from the coding sequence ATGACGCGCGTGAAAGTCTGCGGGCTGACGTCCGAGGAAGACCTCGAAACGACCGTCGCTGCCGGGGCGGACGCGGTCGGGTTCATCGCCGACGTCCCTGTCGACACCCCCCGCGAGGTCGACTCCTGTACGGCCGCCGACCTCGTCGCCGCGACGCCCCCGTTCGTGACGACGACCCTCGTGCTCATGCCCGAGTCGCCGAGCCACGCGGTCACGCTCGCTCGGACCATCCAGCCGGACGTCCTCCAGTTGCACTGTGATTTCGACCGCGAGGAACTGCAGTTCGTCCGCGCGGAGTCGTCGACGAAGCTCGTCGTCACCGTCGACGCGACGGAAGGCGAACGGGCGCACGACCTCGACGACGTCGCCGACGCGCTCCTCGTCGACTCCACGACGGACGACGGGGCCGGCGGGACCGGCGAGACCCACGACTGGGACGCCACGCGCGACCTCGCGTCGGCACTGGACTCGCCCGTCATCCTCGCGGGGGGACTCACCCCCGACAACGTCGCCGAAGCGGTCACGACCGCGGAGCCGTACGGCGTCGACGTCGCGAGCGGCGTCGAGAGCGACGGCGGGACGAAAGACGCCCGCGCCGTCCACGCGTTCGTCCGCGCGGTGCGACAGGCCGACGCCGAGGGCGAAGGCGAGGTGGCCGTATGA
- the trpD gene encoding anthranilate phosphoribosyltransferase, protein MQEYIRRVTDGEDLTIEEAREAARLVFEEATEAQIGALLTALRAKGETEAEIAGFAQGMRDAARTIDPARRPLVDTCGTGGDDYNTINVSTTSAIVAAGTGVAVAKHGNYSVSSSSGSADVLDVAGVDVDAEPASVERAIERDGIGFMLAPVFHPAMKAVIGPRKELGMRTLFNILGPLTNPAGAQAQVLGVYDADLVPIIARALAHMPVERALVVHGAGMDEIGLHGETAVAEVHGEEIDEYTLVPEDIGLETAPVDAVAGGTPQENAADLRGIVTGDVTGPKRDIILANAGAAVYVAGRADSIEDGVEAARVAIEEGSAAEKLADLCAGTDEAEQASEA, encoded by the coding sequence ATGCAGGAGTACATCAGACGCGTGACCGACGGAGAGGACCTCACAATCGAGGAGGCACGAGAAGCCGCCCGCCTCGTCTTCGAGGAGGCGACGGAGGCACAGATCGGCGCGCTCTTGACAGCGCTCCGGGCGAAGGGTGAGACAGAAGCCGAGATTGCCGGGTTCGCCCAGGGCATGCGCGACGCGGCGCGCACCATCGACCCCGCGAGACGGCCCCTCGTCGATACGTGCGGGACCGGCGGCGACGACTACAACACCATCAACGTCTCGACGACGAGCGCCATCGTCGCGGCCGGGACGGGCGTCGCCGTCGCCAAGCACGGCAACTACTCCGTCTCGTCCTCGTCGGGGAGCGCGGACGTGCTCGACGTCGCCGGCGTCGACGTGGACGCCGAGCCTGCGTCGGTCGAACGCGCCATCGAGCGCGACGGCATCGGTTTCATGCTCGCGCCGGTGTTCCACCCCGCGATGAAGGCCGTCATCGGCCCGCGCAAGGAGCTGGGGATGCGGACGCTGTTCAACATCCTCGGCCCGCTCACGAACCCCGCGGGCGCGCAGGCACAGGTGCTCGGGGTCTACGACGCCGACCTCGTTCCCATCATCGCCCGCGCGCTCGCGCATATGCCCGTCGAGCGCGCCCTCGTCGTCCACGGTGCGGGCATGGACGAGATCGGCCTCCACGGCGAGACGGCCGTCGCCGAGGTGCACGGCGAGGAGATCGACGAGTACACCCTGGTCCCGGAGGACATCGGCCTCGAGACCGCCCCGGTCGACGCCGTCGCGGGCGGCACACCCCAGGAGAACGCCGCGGACCTCCGCGGAATCGTCACGGGCGACGTCACGGGTCCGAAGCGCGACATCATCCTCGCGAACGCGGGCGCGGCAGTGTACGTTGCCGGCCGCGCCGACTCCATCGAAGACGGGGTCGAGGCGGCCCGCGTCGCCATCGAAGAGGGGAGCGCGGCGGAGAAACTCGCCGACCTCTGTGCGGGGACCGACGAGGCCGAACAGGCCTCGGAGGCGTAA
- a CDS encoding DUF7289 family protein produces the protein MPTDRAQANIVGFALLIGLTLVSVTGIVVIGAQGIGALQDQASGTQVEHAFTQLDSVGAEVALGRSEARTVELGVRDDTVRTVPAGELRLTYEDGPTIHTQQLGAVVYRRGDTVVAYQGGGVWRGTGTESRMVSPPEIHFHDGTLTMPLIAVRSGGPRSGDEVVVRRLAQQPNLGPGTVQNDVVRLSVTSDYYMGWAQYFETRVDDAHVTVDHDTRTTTVELGRLEFDTTFEDAIQAHGGGVEVSTGNAEVNGPVTSEGPITVAQAGSISGVTAAHQSLSTPAIDGVIEQRVGDAASDPDVTTQDIAAGQTLTNGTYYDSDGFALSGTTTVDLSGGNVTLLVDGDMNVDGGELRVVNAGTTHRLRVFTTGDLTIKGGNVYVAPRSPGTDTDMDADRLVIYGTSAMQVAMVNGGAYFEGVIYAPRQADAPGINDAMPTSQTQCALADGSYADTCLGTGNFVVDGAIVGGPAVVKQSTEVNYDDDLDGLTITVTADEVLAPELTYLHLSVNEIAIEGGAVAGGTLTSTATPTPTPATSTPTPGSGPTPTTATPVPPSDEDGDESPEADVDSLDVDRYDTQPGPNTKYQDDVTVDWDVADENGDLDTVELRIEDVNGACGVRTLTPDVNGGAAAGVETVTFGSYTGPSKCTPGGVYEVTITATDENGNTASETESETA, from the coding sequence ATGCCGACGGATCGCGCACAGGCGAACATCGTCGGGTTCGCGCTGCTCATCGGGCTCACCCTCGTGAGCGTGACTGGCATCGTCGTCATCGGGGCACAGGGAATCGGAGCGCTTCAAGACCAGGCGAGCGGGACGCAAGTCGAACACGCCTTCACCCAGCTCGACTCGGTCGGTGCGGAGGTGGCACTCGGTCGGTCGGAAGCCCGGACCGTCGAGCTCGGCGTCCGTGACGACACCGTCCGCACGGTACCGGCGGGCGAACTCCGCCTCACCTACGAGGACGGCCCTACCATCCACACACAGCAACTCGGGGCCGTCGTCTACCGTCGCGGTGACACCGTCGTCGCCTATCAGGGCGGTGGCGTCTGGCGGGGCACCGGGACCGAGTCGCGGATGGTCTCGCCGCCGGAGATTCACTTCCACGACGGCACGCTGACGATGCCGCTCATCGCCGTCCGCTCGGGTGGGCCACGCTCCGGTGACGAGGTGGTCGTCCGCCGACTCGCCCAACAGCCGAACCTCGGCCCCGGGACGGTCCAGAACGACGTCGTCCGCCTCTCGGTCACGAGCGACTACTACATGGGCTGGGCGCAGTACTTCGAGACGCGCGTCGACGACGCCCACGTGACGGTCGACCACGACACGCGGACGACGACCGTCGAACTCGGTCGCCTCGAGTTCGACACGACCTTCGAGGACGCCATCCAGGCGCACGGCGGCGGCGTCGAGGTGTCGACCGGCAACGCGGAGGTCAACGGTCCCGTCACGTCCGAGGGACCCATCACCGTCGCACAGGCCGGAAGCATCAGCGGGGTGACGGCAGCCCACCAGTCGCTGTCGACGCCAGCCATCGATGGAGTGATCGAGCAACGGGTCGGTGACGCCGCCAGCGACCCCGACGTGACGACGCAGGACATCGCGGCAGGACAGACGCTGACGAACGGGACGTACTACGACAGTGACGGCTTCGCACTGAGCGGAACGACGACCGTCGACCTCTCCGGCGGGAACGTCACGCTCCTCGTCGACGGCGATATGAACGTCGATGGGGGCGAACTCCGCGTCGTCAACGCCGGGACGACCCACCGACTGCGGGTGTTCACGACCGGCGACCTCACCATCAAGGGAGGGAACGTGTACGTCGCACCGCGCAGCCCCGGTACTGATACCGACATGGACGCCGACCGACTGGTCATCTACGGCACCTCGGCCATGCAGGTGGCGATGGTCAACGGCGGGGCGTACTTCGAGGGTGTCATCTACGCGCCGCGCCAGGCAGACGCCCCCGGCATCAACGACGCGATGCCGACGTCACAGACACAGTGTGCACTCGCCGACGGGAGCTACGCCGACACCTGCCTCGGGACGGGTAACTTCGTCGTCGACGGCGCCATCGTCGGCGGCCCGGCCGTCGTCAAGCAGTCGACGGAGGTGAACTACGACGACGACCTCGACGGACTGACCATCACCGTCACCGCCGACGAGGTGCTCGCACCCGAGTTGACGTATCTGCACCTCTCCGTGAACGAGATCGCGATCGAGGGTGGGGCCGTCGCGGGTGGGACTCTCACCTCGACGGCGACGCCGACGCCGACGCCGGCCACCTCGACCCCCACTCCGGGCTCCGGACCGACACCGACCACCGCGACGCCGGTACCGCCAAGCGACGAGGACGGCGACGAGTCGCCGGAGGCGGACGTCGACTCCCTCGACGTCGACCGGTACGACACCCAGCCCGGTCCGAACACGAAGTACCAGGACGACGTCACGGTCGACTGGGACGTCGCCGACGAGAACGGCGACCTCGACACGGTCGAACTCCGCATCGAGGACGTCAACGGTGCGTGTGGCGTCCGGACCCTCACGCCCGACGTGAACGGGGGAGCCGCCGCGGGCGTGGAGACTGTCACCTTCGGCAGCTACACCGGGCCGTCGAAGTGTACTCCTGGCGGGGTGTACGAGGTGACCATCACGGCCACGGACGAGAACGGGAACACCGCCAGCGAGACCGAGTCCGAGACCGCCTGA
- a CDS encoding ABC transporter permease has translation MTSRESRAAVDGEAAGTTDGAVGTVGETPRSAGYWHLTRAVLYREYLIFVRYPANAVGGIVISLFFFGLLFYGGRMVAGQALTDSLEGIIVGYFLWTLSVGAYSAISNDIASEVQWGTLERHLMTPFGFAPVVLLKGVAKVVRTFITSSVILAAMLLISGTTLELNVVTVVPVAVLAIVSVLGLGLAAGGVSILYKRIGNWLNLLQFGFIVLISAPAFDLGWTRFLPLAQGSALLQRAMVDGTRLWEFPLTDLAVLLVVAVAYMLLGYVVFQVATRRARRLGVLGDY, from the coding sequence GTGACCTCGCGCGAGTCGCGTGCGGCCGTCGACGGCGAGGCTGCTGGCACCACCGACGGGGCAGTCGGGACGGTCGGCGAGACGCCGCGCTCGGCGGGATACTGGCATCTCACCCGTGCCGTCCTCTACCGCGAGTACCTCATCTTCGTGCGCTACCCCGCGAACGCCGTCGGTGGCATCGTCATCTCGCTGTTCTTCTTCGGCCTCCTCTTTTACGGCGGGCGGATGGTCGCCGGGCAGGCGCTGACAGACTCACTCGAGGGGATCATCGTCGGCTACTTCCTGTGGACGCTCTCTGTCGGCGCGTACAGCGCCATCTCGAACGACATCGCGAGCGAGGTGCAGTGGGGCACGCTGGAGCGACATCTCATGACCCCGTTCGGGTTCGCGCCCGTCGTCCTCCTCAAGGGTGTGGCGAAGGTGGTCCGGACGTTCATCACCTCGAGTGTCATCCTCGCGGCGATGCTTCTCATCAGCGGCACCACGCTCGAGTTGAACGTCGTGACCGTGGTCCCCGTGGCTGTGTTGGCCATCGTCTCGGTGCTCGGCCTCGGTCTCGCCGCGGGCGGCGTCTCGATTCTTTACAAGCGCATCGGAAACTGGCTCAACCTGCTTCAGTTCGGCTTCATCGTCCTCATCTCCGCGCCCGCGTTCGACCTCGGTTGGACCCGGTTCCTCCCGCTCGCACAGGGCAGTGCCCTGCTTCAGCGGGCGATGGTGGACGGCACACGCCTCTGGGAGTTCCCGCTGACAGACCTCGCGGTCCTGCTCGTCGTGGCCGTGGCCTACATGCTACTGGGATACGTGGTGTTCCAGGTCGCGACCCGCCGAGCACGCCGGCTGGGCGTCCTGGGTGATTACTGA
- a CDS encoding ABC transporter ATP-binding protein, whose protein sequence is MTRSGAHVGNGQLTDPVGKSSDASANTTTSPAIVVDGVTKRFGSAPDTVTAVDSVSLSIERGSVVGLLGPNGAGKTTLIKCILGMILPDEGRVSVHGHDVYDEPRTAYAHVDAMLEGARNDYWRLTVRENLRYFATISGVDPDSISARHDRLLDQLDLADKADTPVRKLSRGMKQKVSLASVLATESDIVFLDEPTLGLDVESSLTLRRELRRIVDERDLTVVLCSHDMDVIEDVCDRVVIMRDGRVIADDSVSNLLHRSGTQTYRITSSDLNDATLTALEARFEVVGVDRLDSRAHVDVRVDSDGFYRLVDTLRDHDVTLDSVTTVARDLESVFVELTGGPDTERSGRPHQ, encoded by the coding sequence ATGACTCGCTCGGGGGCCCATGTGGGAAACGGACAGCTGACGGACCCGGTCGGGAAATCGTCGGACGCCAGCGCGAACACTACCACCTCGCCAGCGATCGTCGTCGACGGGGTCACGAAGCGGTTCGGAAGTGCCCCGGACACGGTCACTGCGGTCGATTCTGTCTCTCTCTCCATCGAGCGCGGTTCCGTGGTCGGCCTGTTGGGCCCGAACGGTGCCGGGAAGACCACGCTCATCAAGTGCATCCTCGGGATGATCCTCCCCGACGAGGGGCGGGTCTCGGTCCACGGCCACGACGTGTACGACGAGCCGCGGACGGCGTACGCCCACGTCGACGCGATGCTCGAAGGCGCGCGCAACGACTACTGGCGGCTGACCGTCCGCGAGAACCTCCGGTACTTCGCAACTATCAGCGGCGTCGACCCCGACTCCATCAGCGCGCGACACGACCGGCTGCTCGACCAGCTCGACCTCGCCGACAAGGCGGACACTCCGGTGCGGAAGCTCTCCCGGGGGATGAAACAGAAGGTGTCGCTCGCGTCCGTGCTCGCGACGGAGTCCGACATCGTCTTCCTCGACGAGCCGACCCTCGGGTTGGACGTCGAGAGTTCGCTCACGCTCCGCCGTGAACTCCGCCGAATCGTCGACGAGCGCGACCTCACGGTCGTCCTCTGCAGTCACGACATGGACGTCATCGAGGACGTCTGTGACCGCGTCGTCATCATGCGAGACGGACGGGTCATCGCGGACGACAGCGTGTCGAACCTGCTCCACCGGTCGGGGACGCAGACGTACCGCATCACCAGTTCGGACCTCAACGACGCGACACTCACCGCTCTCGAAGCGCGGTTCGAGGTCGTCGGCGTCGACCGACTCGATAGCCGGGCGCACGTCGACGTCCGCGTCGATAGCGACGGCTTCTACCGCCTCGTCGACACCCTCCGTGACCACGACGTGACCCTCGATTCGGTCACCACTGTCGCTCGCGACCTCGAATCGGTGTTCGTCGAGCTCACCGGTGGACCGGACACGGAACGCTCCGGGAGACCACACCAGTGA